The following coding sequences lie in one Gemmatimonadota bacterium genomic window:
- a CDS encoding protein kinase, with protein MSGLTPERWEQVSAILDEALEVSPEEVAPLLDARCGDDADLRREVEQMLEACAKAEHLMDRPPALSVRGMISGAESRGQIEVGDIVGAYRILDLLGRGGMGAVYLAERADGEFERQVALKVVKRGMDSEEILERFRSERQILAGLEHPNIAGLLDGGITADGRPFFAMELAVGEPIDQYCDRLRLPLEQRIELFVTVCEAVQHAHRNLIVHRDLKPGNIIVTEQGEVKLLDFGIAKVLDPSQGADRTRALGVRLTPEYAAPEQVVMGPTTTATDVYALGVILYELLSGQRPYVFTSGSMQEIEDLVCNTDPRRPSTRITFRDPEAKEETGGLPQASWLRSTNPGALRQHLAGDLDSIILKAMEKEPARRYGSAAELRQDLLNFLHGLPVEAHAQTGLYKLGKFIQRNRLVVALGSAASLALVVGAGLATAFGVEAQKQRRIAEDQAERAQKTQDFMVSVLEKFDPNETDGRALSSKNLVTRALAELDTLSGQPLLKAGSLNVLGQVAFNLGERHLADSVFRMSQYILTTDTTDTSLLATALSWRGRLLNEREEPEALDYLRQAIALRESEPDHDDRLLAADYMELAFALTVSASADGRTEDQKAAELAESALYLQQAASLPLNDRLRARRLEYLGDLAFTDRDAAGALERYRESRDLRTAVLPPNHPELGRAWLGLGHAYRARNDPDSSLIAFRRSADIFENAYGERHPLLGSAVYQTGATLRDEGRQTEAETLFRRAIEVSDPAERTEVRTLCVAYEALGRLLFDQGRWQAAEAPLREAIRLLPQFSRLRPITNRPRILLARILSERGDIDEASELLGAVLADTEPGDTRRREALEQLVSLESRRGRSEEVDRYRALLNREPVAATN; from the coding sequence GCCGCGGGCAGATCGAGGTCGGCGATATCGTTGGCGCCTATCGCATCCTGGATCTATTGGGGCGTGGCGGAATGGGCGCCGTGTATCTGGCCGAGCGCGCGGATGGCGAGTTCGAGCGCCAAGTAGCGCTGAAGGTCGTCAAGCGCGGGATGGACTCCGAGGAGATCCTCGAACGTTTCCGGAGCGAGCGTCAGATCCTGGCGGGGCTGGAGCACCCCAACATCGCCGGGCTCCTCGATGGCGGCATCACCGCGGATGGGCGGCCGTTCTTCGCCATGGAGCTCGCGGTGGGCGAGCCCATCGACCAGTACTGTGACCGCCTGCGCCTACCGCTGGAACAACGCATCGAGCTCTTCGTGACCGTGTGCGAGGCCGTGCAGCACGCCCACCGCAACCTGATCGTCCATCGCGACCTGAAGCCCGGCAACATCATCGTCACCGAGCAAGGCGAGGTGAAGCTGCTGGACTTCGGCATCGCCAAGGTGCTCGATCCCAGCCAGGGCGCCGACCGCACACGCGCGTTGGGGGTGCGTTTGACCCCCGAGTACGCAGCGCCCGAACAGGTGGTGATGGGGCCCACCACCACCGCCACCGACGTGTATGCGCTGGGCGTGATCCTCTACGAGCTGCTGAGCGGCCAACGGCCGTACGTCTTCACGTCAGGCAGCATGCAAGAGATCGAGGACCTCGTCTGCAATACCGATCCACGCAGACCCAGTACACGCATCACGTTCCGCGACCCGGAGGCGAAGGAGGAGACCGGCGGGTTGCCACAGGCGAGCTGGCTGCGCTCCACCAATCCGGGTGCGCTGCGGCAACACCTCGCGGGTGATCTGGACTCGATCATCCTGAAGGCGATGGAGAAGGAGCCCGCCCGCCGCTACGGCAGCGCCGCGGAGCTCCGCCAGGATCTGCTCAACTTCCTGCACGGATTGCCCGTCGAGGCGCACGCCCAAACCGGACTGTACAAGCTGGGGAAGTTCATCCAGCGCAACCGCCTTGTGGTCGCGCTCGGCAGCGCCGCCTCATTGGCGTTGGTGGTTGGCGCAGGGTTGGCCACCGCGTTCGGGGTGGAGGCGCAGAAGCAGAGACGGATCGCCGAGGACCAAGCCGAACGCGCCCAGAAGACACAGGATTTCATGGTGTCCGTGTTGGAGAAGTTCGACCCCAACGAGACCGATGGGCGCGCGCTCAGCTCGAAGAACCTGGTCACGCGCGCTCTCGCGGAGCTGGACACCTTGAGCGGGCAACCGCTGCTCAAGGCCGGCAGCCTGAACGTTCTAGGGCAGGTGGCCTTCAACCTGGGGGAACGCCATCTGGCGGACTCCGTGTTCCGGATGAGCCAGTACATCCTCACCACGGACACCACCGACACGTCTCTCCTGGCGACGGCGCTCAGTTGGCGCGGGCGTCTGCTCAACGAGCGTGAGGAGCCGGAGGCGCTCGACTACCTGCGGCAAGCGATCGCGCTGCGGGAATCGGAGCCGGATCACGACGATCGACTGTTGGCAGCGGACTACATGGAGCTGGCTTTTGCGCTGACGGTATCGGCGAGTGCCGACGGGCGAACGGAAGACCAGAAAGCGGCGGAGCTTGCCGAGTCAGCGCTCTACCTGCAACAGGCGGCGAGCCTGCCGTTGAATGACCGACTGCGTGCTCGACGGCTCGAGTATCTCGGCGACCTCGCCTTCACGGACCGTGATGCCGCCGGAGCGCTTGAGCGCTACCGTGAGAGTCGTGACTTGCGAACGGCGGTGCTTCCTCCGAATCACCCTGAGCTGGGCCGTGCTTGGCTGGGGCTTGGTCACGCCTACCGGGCTCGCAATGATCCCGACAGTTCCCTGATCGCATTTCGTCGGAGCGCCGACATCTTTGAAAACGCCTACGGCGAGCGCCATCCGCTGTTGGGGAGCGCCGTGTACCAAACGGGGGCCACGTTGCGGGACGAGGGTCGCCAGACGGAGGCGGAGACGTTGTTCCGACGTGCGATCGAGGTTTCCGACCCCGCCGAACGCACCGAGGTTCGCACTCTCTGCGTCGCATACGAGGCGCTCGGCCGTCTTCTCTTCGATCAAGGACGCTGGCAGGCGGCAGAGGCGCCTCTTCGAGAGGCGATTCGCCTCCTACCCCAGTTTTCCCGATTGCGCCCGATCACCAACCGACCGCGCATTCTGTTGGCACGCATCCTCTCCGAGCGCGGCGACATAGACGAGGCCAGCGAGCTCCTGGGCGCGGTCCTGGCGGATACAGAGCCAGGAGACACGCGGCGTCGAGAGGCCCTCGAGCAGCTCGTTTCGCTGGAGTCACGCCGGGGCCGCTCGGAAGAGGTAGACCGCTATAGGGCGCTCCTGAACCGGGAGCCGGTGGCCGCGACCAACTAG
- a CDS encoding dicarboxylate/amino acid:cation symporter, translated as MLLRYGMLIGLAVGLAFGLVAGMTQSPLLIAIAEGSRPFGTAFVNAIQMVVIPLVMTVVFVGVARLGNLRKVGRAGGIAMAFYWGTTVIAILTGMVLMKLVLLTGPQIPAPTAAEATAPELPGIVDFLLRLIPRNPFEAASSGTLLPLIVFTVLFAAAAGTLEPVRRQKLVDVADAAAQALIQLVHWILMTGIVGVFGLAAPVAATTGWGLLRGLAIFILTVLAGLAIFVVLVYLPLVAFVGRIGPLRFLRGTTGTQVVGFATGSSVAALPVMIQDAEENLSLSPAVTRLVLPLGASLNRSGSALFQGAAVVFVAYLYDVPVPWAALGGALLATFFVAATVAPVPSASVMTLAPALDAVGAPLAGLGVLLGVDRIPDAFRTWVNVTGHIAGAAVAQSLVGDETPGPSSGEG; from the coding sequence ATGTTGCTGCGCTACGGAATGCTGATCGGGTTGGCGGTGGGGCTGGCCTTCGGCCTGGTGGCCGGAATGACGCAGAGCCCCCTGTTGATCGCTATCGCCGAGGGCTCGCGCCCTTTCGGCACCGCCTTCGTCAACGCCATCCAGATGGTGGTCATTCCCCTGGTGATGACGGTGGTGTTCGTGGGAGTGGCCCGGCTCGGTAACCTCCGCAAGGTCGGGCGGGCCGGTGGAATCGCGATGGCGTTCTACTGGGGCACCACGGTGATCGCCATTCTCACCGGCATGGTCCTCATGAAGCTGGTGCTGCTCACGGGTCCGCAGATCCCGGCCCCCACAGCGGCCGAGGCCACCGCGCCGGAGCTTCCCGGAATCGTCGACTTCCTGCTCCGACTCATCCCCAGGAACCCCTTCGAGGCGGCATCCAGCGGCACGCTGCTTCCCCTCATCGTCTTCACGGTTCTGTTTGCAGCCGCAGCGGGCACGCTGGAGCCGGTTCGCCGGCAGAAGCTGGTGGACGTGGCGGACGCGGCGGCGCAGGCGCTCATCCAACTCGTTCACTGGATCCTGATGACCGGGATCGTGGGTGTGTTCGGGCTGGCTGCCCCGGTGGCGGCCACCACCGGGTGGGGACTGCTGCGGGGGCTCGCGATCTTCATCCTGACCGTGTTGGCGGGGCTCGCCATCTTCGTGGTGCTCGTCTATCTGCCCCTCGTCGCCTTCGTGGGTCGCATCGGTCCGCTGCGCTTCCTGCGAGGCACCACGGGCACGCAGGTCGTCGGCTTCGCGACCGGGAGCTCCGTGGCGGCCCTGCCGGTCATGATCCAGGACGCGGAGGAGAACCTCAGCCTTTCACCTGCCGTCACCCGACTGGTGTTGCCGCTGGGGGCCTCCCTGAATCGCTCGGGCAGCGCGCTTTTCCAAGGCGCTGCCGTGGTGTTCGTCGCCTACCTCTACGACGTCCCCGTGCCTTGGGCCGCCCTGGGCGGTGCTCTGCTGGCCACGTTCTTCGTGGCGGCCACCGTGGCTCCGGTGCCCAGCGCCAGCGTCATGACGCTGGCGCCCGCGCTGGATGCTGTGGGTGCACCGCTGGCTGGCTTGGGCGTCTTGCTCGGTGTGGACCGGATCCCGGACGCGTTTCGTACCTGGGTCAATGTCACGGGCCACATCGCCGGAGCTGCGGTGGCCCAGTCCCTGGTAGGGGACGAGACCCCCGGCCCGTCGTCGGGCGAGGGATAG
- a CDS encoding VOC family protein, translating to MFRFTGITPSLRVRDLDRSIEFYTEVLGFELALLWPEKAPTLGFVDHGGVQVMLYTEQQDGLMSGPVFTGDLRFDVEGVLALLERVEPLALPEWGPEVYHYGRREFAVRDPDGYLLIFSEPTHDPPTCLDS from the coding sequence GTGTTCCGCTTCACCGGCATCACTCCATCGCTCAGGGTCCGCGATCTCGATCGCTCGATCGAGTTCTACACCGAGGTCCTGGGCTTCGAGCTCGCTCTCCTCTGGCCCGAGAAGGCCCCGACGCTGGGGTTCGTGGATCACGGGGGTGTGCAGGTGATGCTGTATACCGAGCAGCAGGATGGATTGATGAGCGGACCCGTGTTCACCGGTGACCTGCGCTTCGACGTCGAGGGCGTCCTGGCGCTGTTGGAGCGCGTGGAGCCGCTGGCGCTTCCCGAGTGGGGCCCCGAGGTCTATCACTATGGCCGGCGCGAGTTCGCCGTACGCGATCCGGACGGCTACCTCTTGATCTTCAGCGAGCCCACCCACGATCCCCCGACCTGTCTGGATTCGTAG